The following coding sequences are from one Mytilus trossulus isolate FHL-02 chromosome 8, PNRI_Mtr1.1.1.hap1, whole genome shotgun sequence window:
- the LOC134727548 gene encoding uncharacterized protein LOC134727548, giving the protein MDYNITIPEYSQDLSKHMYRLQQSGLFCDAWLVCKDGVVFVHKLVLVACGSAYLLQQLSTDTSSNTQCQVFLKDYSLKTVYDLVQALYTGSFTLNHERAFDLLNLCTFLDVSIFTTSVQGVVNSDANLKQQREERQKSHNRNSIFYDVEIAQDSFSAPLKIPMKLLEDNVILERIEDRTINTKGQSSQPCGAISMRTLTSILNSNCVDNNKRKNNVDLSNTDSNNIQVQSSQSSGAISMRTLTSILNSDCVDNNKRKNNVDLSKSDSGIPKKLARVSEQSKNDVQTRSEICSQKIKVEKEKPKTVKHTEDKDSPDSTIQSKHTFKVKDKKGVLKKTERLSAISGLIYEADENSSEETITDIDGNSSEATITDIDENSSDGSIIELQVDKSISKGSSEKSKPLPGNKVDSEKSKTLSTSMGSSEKQKPLPTTRDSSEKSKTLSTSNGQTKSLPTCTSKGSSEKSKILSTSMDSSEISKALTNSMSSSKHSKTLPTNKGQGILVETERQGWKCQLCQKVSKDFVENEDGQHICTGCDSLFSQTEGGANQIDGEDNPTEGEDNQTDGGANQIAGEDNQTDDEENMGKVSEIKKEKKELHSGKVMQYDYQSLVDAYYAVKEGGMSIQAACKNFCVTKLALQRRVSGKVSIDINPHDTLITEGIHRKRNKKYRSYSTSAMATAYKAVVEDKVSMRSASKLHGVPFTTLMDRVNGRIDPDCTTSGNGPFFPIDKESRLVTHLIEMGELGYGYYRQDVVDIAMDYAIALDLKTKKDKPLTLTWYSGMIKRWPDFKIVKLKALEVVKANNANKETISKYFNQLEKALLKYNLIDKPHLIYNVDEKSVAISGKGEIVTILGCGNAAGSALPPFFILPVQKVNDQLLEGSSPGSVVTFSKTGESNSDIFMDFLHNHFMKIVPDNELVLLLLDGHASHIPVSTFEWARNHNIILQLIPALTSHFLQPLDVGCYGLLKDIYNSLCHKTIRTKNCALDHNDVCPMVCKAYKDALSTSNLQSAFRKTGIYPFTKDVMELPLEPSEALCLTDSESIEESQVENVIDLHLLNENNSSSEAEIVNERNHVTDI; this is encoded by the exons ATGGATTATAATATCACCATTCCTGAATACTCTCAAGATCTGTCAAAACACATGTACCGGTTACAGCAGTCTGGTCTGTTTTGTGATGCATGGCTAGTGTGTAAAGATGGGGTAGTCTTTGTTCATAAACTGGTACTGGTGGCATGTGGCAGTGCTTACCTTCTGCAGCAGCTCTCAACAGATACCAGTTCTAATACACAATGTCAAGTTTTCTTGAAAGATTACTCGTTGAAAACTGTTTATGATTTAGTACAAGCTCTGTATACAGGAAGTTTTACCTTAAATCATGAGCGGgcatttgatttattgaatCTTTGCACCTTTTTGGATGTGAGTATATTTACAACTTCTGTTCAAGGCGTTGTGAACAGTGATGCCAATCTGAAACAGCAACGTGAGGAGAGACAAAAAAGCCACAACAGGAATAGTATATTTTATGACGTAGAAATTGCCCAAGACTCTTTCTCTGCTCCTCTAAAGATACCTATGAAGCTTCTGGAAGATAACGTTATTTTGGAAAGAATAGAGGACAGAACTATCAATACTAAAGGTCAAAGTTCTCAACCTTGTGGAGCAATTTCAATGAGGACGTTGACATCcattttgaattcaaattgTGTAGACAATAATAAGAGAAAAAACAATGTAGATTTATCTAATACTGACAGCAACAATATTCAAGTTCAAAGTTCTCAATCTAGTGGAGCTATTTCAATGAGGACGTTGACATCCATTTTGAATTCAGATTGTGTAGACAATAATAAGAGAAAAAACAATGTAGATTTATCTAAATCTGACAGTGGCATTCCTAAAAAACTGGCAAGAGTTTCAGAACAATCAAAGAATGATGTTCAAACACGGTCAGAAATTTGTTCACAAAAGATAAaagtagaaaaagaaaaacccaAGACTGTTAAACACACAGAAGATAAAGATAGCCCAGATAGTACCATCCAGAGTaaacatacatttaaagtaAAAGATAAGAAAGGggttttgaaaaaaactgaAAGACTGTCAGCAATTTCTGGCCTGATATATGAGGCAGATGAAAATAGTAGCGAAGAAACCATTACTGATATAGATGGAAATAGTAGCGAAGCAACAATTACTGATATAGATGAAAATAGTAGCGATGGCTCTATTATTGAGTTACAAGTAGATAAATCAATAAGTAAAGGTAGTTCAGAAAAGTCAAAACCTTTACCTGGAAACAAAGTTGATtcagaaaaatcaaaaactctATCAACCAGCATGGGAAgttcagaaaaacaaaaaccttTACCAACAACAAGGGATAGTTCAGAAAAGTCAAAAACTTTATCAACCAGCAATGGTcaaacaaaatcattaccaacatGTACAAGTAAAGGTAGTtcagaaaaatcaaaaattttatcAACAAGCATGGATAGTTCAGAAATATCAAAAGCTTTAACAAATAGCATGAGTAgttcaaaacattcaaaaactTTACCAACAAACAAAGGCCAGGGTATTTTAGTTGAAACTGAAAGACAAGGGTGGAAATGTCAACTTTGTCAGAAAGTTTCAAAAGATTTTGTTGAAAATGAAGATGGGCAGCACATATGTACAGGTTGTGATAGTCTTTTTTCTCAGACAGAGGGTGGAGCTAATCAGATAGATGGGGAAGACAACCCAACAGAAGGAGAAGACAATCAGACAGATGGGGGAGCTAATCAGATAGCTGGGGAAGACAATCAGACAGATGACGAAGAAAATATGGGAAAAGTATCAGAAATAAAGAAAGAGAAAAAG gaattacATAGTGGAAAGGTTATGCAGTATGATTATCAATCATTAGTGGACGCTTATTATGCAGTGAAGGAGGGAGGAATGTCCATTCAGGCAGCCTGCAAAAATTTTTGTGTTACCAAGTTAGCACTCCAACGAAGAGTAAGCGGAAAAGTCAGTATAGAT atcaATCCACATGATACTCTAATTACTGAAGGTATACATCGTAAGCGTAATAAAAAATATCGATCTTATAGTACGTCAGCAATGGCAACAGCTTATAAAGCTGTAGTAGAGGACAAGGTTTCTATGCGTTCAGCATCAAAGTTACATGGTGTACCATTCACAACTCTTATGGATAGGGTGAATGGTAGAATAGACCCTGATTGTACTACAAGTGGCAACGGACCTTTCTTTCCCATAGATAAAGAAAGCAGGTTGGTGACTCACTTGATAGAAATGGGTGAACTTGGGTATGGATATTATCGTCAGGATGTGGTGGACATAGCTATGGACTATGCAATTGCACTTGATCTGAAAACCAAGAAGGATAAACCCTTGACTCTGACCTGGTACTCAGGGATGATTAAACGATGGCcagattttaaaattgtaaaattaaaggCTTTAGAAGTTGTTAAAGCAAATAATGCCAACAAAGAGACCATTTCTAAGTACTTTAATCAACTTGAAAAAGCTTTACTTAAATACAATCTCATAGACAAACCTCATTTAATTTACAATGTTGATGAGAAAAGTGTTGCCATTTCAGGAAAAGGTGAAATAGTCACAATTTTGGGTTGTGGAAATGCAGCTGGTAGTGCGTTGCCTCCTTTCTTTATCTTACCTGTACAGAAAGTGAATGACCAGCTGCTGGAGGGGTCTTCACCAGGGTCTGTTGTCACATTCTCTAAAACTGGAGAGTCTAATTCAGACATTTTTATGGATTTTCTCCACAATCATTTCATGAAGATAGTCCCAGATAATGAACTTGTGTTGTTGTTGTTAGATGGACACGCATCTCATATCCCTGTTAGCACATTTGAATGGGCAAGAAATCATAATATTATACTCCAGTTAATACCAGCACTCACCAGCCATTTTTTACAACCACTAGATGTAGGTTGTTATGGCCTTCTTAAAGATATTTACAACAGTCTGTGTCATAAAACTATCAGAACGAAAAACTGTGCACTAGATCATAATGATGTGTGTCCCATGGTATGCAAAGCTTACAAAGATGCATTATCAACTAGTAATTTGCAGTCGGCTTTTAGAAAAACAGGAATATATCCATTCACCAAAGATGTCATGGAGTTGCCATTAGAACCATCTGAAGCATTATGCCTCACTGACTCTGAAAGCATTGAAGAAAGCCAGGTTGAGAATGTTATTGACTTgcatttattaaatgaaaacaatagtTCATCAGAAGCAGAAATTGTAAATGAGAGAAATCATGTTACTGATATCTAA